In Natator depressus isolate rNatDep1 chromosome 17, rNatDep2.hap1, whole genome shotgun sequence, one genomic interval encodes:
- the IFT22 gene encoding intraflagellar transport protein 22 homolog isoform X2 has product MLKAKILFVGPSESGKSVLANFLSESTEGISSYVPTQGVRFETCWPALMKDSHGVVIVFNPELPSHLKEIEMWYSCFVQQQQLLDNQCLLIAHHKPGSAGDTENLSLASPLNKLKLIHSSLEEDPEDVRIEFVKYFKSIINLLNESRDREEMSIIT; this is encoded by the exons ATGCTGAAGGCCAAGATCCTGTTCGTGGGCCCCAGTGAG TCTGGAAAATCCGTCTTGGCAAACTTTCTGTCAGAGAGCACAGAAGGCATTAGCAGCTACGTCCCCACTCAAGGAGTGAG GTTTGAAACTTGTTGGCCAGCTCTGATGAAAGACTCCCATGGTGTTGTAATAGTCTTCAACCCAGAACTGCCCAGTCACCTGAAGGAAATTGAAATGTGGTACTCCTGCTTTGTGCAGCAACAGCAGTTACTAGATAACCAGTGTCTGCTAATTGCACACCATAAGCCAGGCAGTGCAGGGGACACAGAAAACCTGTCCTTGG CTTCACCACTGAACAAACTGAAACTAATACACTCCAGCCTGGAAGAAGATCCTGAGGATGTCCGCATAGAATTTGTGAAATACTTCAAAAGCATTATCAACTTGCTAAATgagagcagagacagggaagAGATGTCAATTATTACCTAA
- the IFT22 gene encoding intraflagellar transport protein 22 homolog isoform X1, protein MLKAKILFVGPSESGKSVLANFLSESTEGISSYVPTQGVRILEYEKPNMNGNGKGAGCRFELWDCGGDQKFETCWPALMKDSHGVVIVFNPELPSHLKEIEMWYSCFVQQQQLLDNQCLLIAHHKPGSAGDTENLSLASPLNKLKLIHSSLEEDPEDVRIEFVKYFKSIINLLNESRDREEMSIIT, encoded by the exons ATGCTGAAGGCCAAGATCCTGTTCGTGGGCCCCAGTGAG TCTGGAAAATCCGTCTTGGCAAACTTTCTGTCAGAGAGCACAGAAGGCATTAGCAGCTACGTCCCCACTCAAGGAGTGAG GATCCTGGAATATGAGAAACCAAATATGAATGGCAACGGTAAAGGGGCGGGGTGTCGATTTGAGCTGTGGGATTGTGGCGGTGATCAAAA GTTTGAAACTTGTTGGCCAGCTCTGATGAAAGACTCCCATGGTGTTGTAATAGTCTTCAACCCAGAACTGCCCAGTCACCTGAAGGAAATTGAAATGTGGTACTCCTGCTTTGTGCAGCAACAGCAGTTACTAGATAACCAGTGTCTGCTAATTGCACACCATAAGCCAGGCAGTGCAGGGGACACAGAAAACCTGTCCTTGG CTTCACCACTGAACAAACTGAAACTAATACACTCCAGCCTGGAAGAAGATCCTGAGGATGTCCGCATAGAATTTGTGAAATACTTCAAAAGCATTATCAACTTGCTAAATgagagcagagacagggaagAGATGTCAATTATTACCTAA